Below is a genomic region from Burkholderia pyrrocinia.
CGAAGCGTTTCGGCGTTGCGCCGGGACGCTGGCGCGGCGAGCGGCATTGAGCGAATCCGTCTCCCTGGACACGCGTCAATCCACGTAGCGGCATGGTTCGGCAAACCACATTCGCGCCGGTTCGGCCGCAACCTTCATCGCCCCCGCTTCGTTCCCGCTTCGTTCCCGCTTCGTTCCCGCTTCTTTCCCGCTCGCAGCCCGGCTGCAGCGCGTCGCGCGTATCGACGCTTCACGTACCGCTGAAACATCGCCGGCCCGTCGCGTCCTACGATGGGCGCATGGATACGACCGTTCCCTCCCCCGCCTTCCCGCCCGCGCTGGCACGCGTCGTCGCGACCGTCAGCACCGGTTTCGTCGTCACGCAGCTCGACGTGACGATCGTCAACATCGCGCTCGCCCATCTCGCCGGCGACCTGCACTTGCCGGTCGCCGGCCTGCAGTGGGTCGTCGATGCGTACACGCTCGCGTTCGCGGTACTGATGCTGTCGGGAGGCGCGCTCGGCGACTGCTTCGGCGCGCGCCGCCTGTATGTCGCGGGCCTCGTGCTGTTCGCGCTTGCGTCGCTCGCGTGCGGCGCCGCGAGCGCGCCCGCGATGCTGATCGCGGCCCGCGCGCTGCAGGGTGTCGGCGCCGCGGCGATGCTGCCCAATTCGCTCGCGCTGCTCAACGACGCGTGCCGGCACGACCCGCACCTGCGTGCGCGGGCCGTCGGCTGGTGGACGGCCGCCGGCTCGATCTCGATCGCGGCCGGCCCGGTCGTCGGCGGCCTGCTGATCGCGGCGTGGGGCTGGCGCGGCATCTTCCTCGTGAACCTGCCGCTGTGCGCGGCGGGGCTCGCGGCCGCGTTCGCGTGGGTACCCGCACGCCGTGAGGTAGCCGCGCGCACCCGCTCCATCCGCGCGCTCGACCTGCGCGGCCAGCTCATCGCGATCGCGATGCTGACCGCGCTGACCGGCGCCGTGATCGAATGGCGGCCACTCGGCTTCGCGCACCCGGTCGTCGCCGGCGGCTTCGCGCTGGCGGCGCTCGCCGCGCTCGCGTTCGTCGCGGTCGAGTCGCGCACGGCCACGCCGATGCTGCCGCTGTCGCTGTTTCGCCATCGCACGTTCAGCGCGGCCGTGCTGTTCGGGATCTGCGTGAACCTCACGTACTACGGCACCGTGTTCGTGCTCGCGCTGTACCTGCAGCGCGCGCGCGGCGAATCGGCGTTGCAGGCGGGCCTCGCGTTCCTGCCGCTGACGGGCGGCTTCCTGCTGTCGAATCTCGCGAGCGGCCGGGTCGTCGCGCGTCACGGCCCGCGCGTGCCGATGATCGCGGGCGCGCTCGTCGCCGCGCTCGGCTACGGGTCGCTGCATTTCGTCGATGCGTCGACGCCGCTGGCCGTGCTGCTGGTGCCGTTCCTGCTGATTCCGTTGGGAATGGGTTTCGCGGTACCGGCGATGACGACGGCCGTGCTCGCGTCGGTCGCGCCCGAGCGGGCCGGGATCGCGTCGGCCGTGCTGAATACCGCGCGGCAGGCCGGCGGCGCGATGGGCGTCGCCGCGTTCGGCGCGCTCGCGGGCGGCGGCGGTGCGTGGCAGGTCGTCGACGGGTTGCGGATCGAAACGGCCGTGTCGGTCGCGCTGCTGGTCATCGCCGCGCTGCTCGCAACGCTGGTCCGGCCCGATGCGCATCGCGGCGCATCGCCCGCGGGTCGGGCGGTGCCGGCCGTCGACTGACCGGGTGCGCATGATGCTCACCGCCGCGTCGCGCCCGCTTCGTCGCCAACTTTCCTCACGACCGTGTCGGCCGCCTTCACGGGCCGGCCATCGTCGTGCCGCAGCGCGAGCTTGCGGATCGCGCGCCCCGTGTCGCGGTCGACCAGCACCGAATGCGGCTCGCCGCGCGCGAACAGGTTCGCCTCCCCCCACTGCCGCAGCATCACGATGACCGGAAACAGCCCCTCGCCCTTCTTGGTCAGCGCGTACTCCTGATACGCGGTGCCGTCCGACGCCGGCACGACGTCGAACACGCCGGCGTCCACCAGCATCCTGAGCCGGTCGGACAGGATGTTGCTCGCGACGCCGAGGCTCGCGCGGAAATCGCCGAAGCGGCGCACGCCGTCGAACGCATCGCGCACGATCAGCAACGCCCAGCGATCGCCGACGATATCGGTTGCCCGCGCCACCGGGCACGGCGAATCCGCAAGACTCTTCTGCCTGGCCATGTTCCTCTCCGCAGTCCTGCCGGCCGCCCTCGCGGCAGCACCGGCCATTCGTGCGCGGGCCCATCGCCCGCCGCACAACAGGTTGCATTTTAAAACTACTTTTCCTACACTCACACTGGTTTCAAATTGCAACTACATTGCGCGAGGAAACCCATGGCGTCTTCCTGTCATTCAAGTACCGTTCCGTCGAACGCAGCGCATCCGGCCGGCGACGGCCGCCTGTCCGCGGCGAGCGTCGCATTACTGGCCGCCTGCTGTGCGGCGAGCGTCGCGAACGTCTACTACGCGCAGCCGCTGCTCGATTCGATCGCGCGGGATTTCGGCGTGTCGCAAGCCGCGGTCGGCGGCGTCATCACGGCCACGCAGCTCGGCTGCGCGCTCGCGCTGCTGTTCGTCGTGCCGCTCGGCGACCTGCTGAACCGCAAGCGGCTGATCGCCGTGCAGCTTCTGCTGCTGACGGCGGCCTGCATCGGCGTGGCGGCGGCATCGACGCGCATCGCGCTGCTGGCGGGGATGGTCGCGGTCGGGCTGCTCGGCACCGCAATGACGCAAGGGCTGATCGCGTGCTCGGCGGCGTTGGCCGGCGCCGGCGAACGCGGGCGCGTGGTGGGCGCCGCGCAGGGTGGCGTCGTGATCGGGCTGCTGGCCGCGCGCTCGCTGGCCGGCGTCGTCACCGATATCGCCGGCTGGCGCGCGGTCTATCTCGTCTCGGGTGCGCTCGCGATCGCGATGCTCGCCGTGCTGTCGCGGATGCTGCCCGACACGAACGGACCGCGCGAACGCATCGGTTACATGGCGCTGCTGCGATCGATGGTGTCGCTGCTCCGCGACGAACGCGTGCTGCGCGTGCGCGGTGCGATCGCGCTGCTGATGTTCGCGGCGTTCAGCATCTTCTGGAGCGCGCTCGTGCTGCCGCTGAGCGCACCGCCGCATTCGATGTCGCATACGCAGATCGGCGCGTTCGGCCTCGTCGGCGCACTGGGCGCGGCGGCGGCCACGCGCGCAGGCCGGCTCGCCGATCGCGGGCGGGGCGAAGCGACGACCGGCGCCGCGCTCGCACTGCTCGCGTGCTCGTGGCTGCCGCTCGCGTTCGCCAATACGTCGATTGCGCTGCTGATCGTCGGCATCGTGCTGCTCGACGTCGGCGGGCAAGCCGTCCACGTCGTCAACCAGAGCATGATTCTCGGCACGCGGCCCGACGCGCATGCGCGCCTCGTCGGCTGCTACATGCTGTTCTACTCGGCCGGCAGCGGGCTCGGTGCGATCGCATCGACGATGATGTATGCGCGCGCCGGATGGACCGGCGTCTGCGCGCTCGGCGCGGTCGTGAGCGTGGCCGCGCTCGGCGTGTGGGCCGCGACGCTCAGGCGCGCGTGACGCGTGACGCGTGCCGGCGATGCGGATCGAACGAGAAAAGCCGGCGCGCCCGTAACGGGCGGCCGGCGCACGAACCGGCCGCGCATGCGCGCCGGTTCGATCTTCGGTTCGGCACGCACGGTGCGCGCCGCGGGCGCTCAGCCTGCCGCCTGGATCGCCTCTTCGTACACGCCGGCGACGCGCCGCGCGATCACCGCGTTGTCGAAATGATCGCGCGCATAACGCTTGCACGCGGCCTCGTCGGGCAGCGCGATCGCGCCCGACAGCGCGCCACCAAGCCCTTCCGCGATCGCGTCCGCGCCGGTCGACGGCAGCACGAGATCGCTGGACAGCCCGGCAACCGCCTCCGGCAGCCCGCCGACCGGCGTGACCAGCACGGGCGTGCCGGACGCGAGCGATTCGACGGTGATCAGCCCGAAGCCTTCGAGCGCGACCGTCGGCACGACGCTGACCGTCGCCGCGCGGTACAGCGCCGCGAGATGATGGTCGGGCACGAAACCGAGCAGCTTCACGTTGTCCTGCAGCCCTGCCGCGTCGATGCGCTGCTGCAGCTCCTCGCCGATCTTGCCCTTGCCGGCGATCAGCAGCAGCACGTCCGGGTGACGGTGCTTGACGAGGCCGATCGCGTCGATCAGGTCCTCCAGCCCCATGCGCCGCACGAGCCGGCGCACGGCCAGCACGATCGGCCGGTCCTGCGGCAGTTGCAGCTTGTGCCGCGCCTCGGCGGGCGTGAGCGGCGTGTCGAACTGCGCGGTATCGACGCAGCCGGGAATCACGCGCACACGCGACGGTTCGATTCCGTAGCGGTTCGTCAGGATCTGGCCGAACGCCTGCGACAGCACGATCAGCCGCGACGAGCGCGTATAGACGGCCTGTTCGAGATAGCGCTTCGCGCGCTGCCCGAGCGACGCGGCGCCCTCGACCTGGCTTTCGTCGGCCCACGGCCCCTGGAAGTGCGACACCTGCGGAATCCCGCGCGTCACGTCGAGGCCCGGGAACGTGTACAGCGCGAAGTGCGACGAAATCACGTCCGGCCGCTCGCTGCGGATCTCCTCGCGCAATGCGCGCCGCGCGGCGAGCATCCGGCGCGCGAGCGTCTGCGACGCGGGACCGAAGCCCTGGATCGCGCCGCCCGTGTCGTCGGCGACCTTCGGCGAGCCCGCGACGAGCCCGCGCACCTCGACGCCCGCGCCCGGCAGCGCGCCGACGAGCGAGTAATACATCCGGTCGAGGCCGCCCGCACGTTCGGGGAACCAGTGCATGCCGATCTGCAACGATTTGATCGGCCGGGAAGATTGGGACATCACGACTGCTCCTGCGTGACTGCATGCTCGACCCGCTCGAAAGCGGACGGCTGCGTGGGTTGGCCGATGCGCCGGTAAAGCGCGACGTACTGGGCACCCATGTGTGCCCAGCCGAAACGGGTCATCAGTTCGCGGGCCGCGTCGCCCATCGCGCGGCAGGTGTCGCGCGACGCCGCCAGC
It encodes:
- a CDS encoding MFS transporter; protein product: MASSCHSSTVPSNAAHPAGDGRLSAASVALLAACCAASVANVYYAQPLLDSIARDFGVSQAAVGGVITATQLGCALALLFVVPLGDLLNRKRLIAVQLLLLTAACIGVAAASTRIALLAGMVAVGLLGTAMTQGLIACSAALAGAGERGRVVGAAQGGVVIGLLAARSLAGVVTDIAGWRAVYLVSGALAIAMLAVLSRMLPDTNGPRERIGYMALLRSMVSLLRDERVLRVRGAIALLMFAAFSIFWSALVLPLSAPPHSMSHTQIGAFGLVGALGAAAATRAGRLADRGRGEATTGAALALLACSWLPLAFANTSIALLIVGIVLLDVGGQAVHVVNQSMILGTRPDAHARLVGCYMLFYSAGSGLGAIASTMMYARAGWTGVCALGAVVSVAALGVWAATLRRA
- a CDS encoding MFS transporter, which encodes MDTTVPSPAFPPALARVVATVSTGFVVTQLDVTIVNIALAHLAGDLHLPVAGLQWVVDAYTLAFAVLMLSGGALGDCFGARRLYVAGLVLFALASLACGAASAPAMLIAARALQGVGAAAMLPNSLALLNDACRHDPHLRARAVGWWTAAGSISIAAGPVVGGLLIAAWGWRGIFLVNLPLCAAGLAAAFAWVPARREVAARTRSIRALDLRGQLIAIAMLTALTGAVIEWRPLGFAHPVVAGGFALAALAALAFVAVESRTATPMLPLSLFRHRTFSAAVLFGICVNLTYYGTVFVLALYLQRARGESALQAGLAFLPLTGGFLLSNLASGRVVARHGPRVPMIAGALVAALGYGSLHFVDASTPLAVLLVPFLLIPLGMGFAVPAMTTAVLASVAPERAGIASAVLNTARQAGGAMGVAAFGALAGGGGAWQVVDGLRIETAVSVALLVIAALLATLVRPDAHRGASPAGRAVPAVD
- a CDS encoding glycosyltransferase family 4 protein, which codes for MSQSSRPIKSLQIGMHWFPERAGGLDRMYYSLVGALPGAGVEVRGLVAGSPKVADDTGGAIQGFGPASQTLARRMLAARRALREEIRSERPDVISSHFALYTFPGLDVTRGIPQVSHFQGPWADESQVEGAASLGQRAKRYLEQAVYTRSSRLIVLSQAFGQILTNRYGIEPSRVRVIPGCVDTAQFDTPLTPAEARHKLQLPQDRPIVLAVRRLVRRMGLEDLIDAIGLVKHRHPDVLLLIAGKGKIGEELQQRIDAAGLQDNVKLLGFVPDHHLAALYRAATVSVVPTVALEGFGLITVESLASGTPVLVTPVGGLPEAVAGLSSDLVLPSTGADAIAEGLGGALSGAIALPDEAACKRYARDHFDNAVIARRVAGVYEEAIQAAG
- a CDS encoding winged helix-turn-helix transcriptional regulator, which translates into the protein MARQKSLADSPCPVARATDIVGDRWALLIVRDAFDGVRRFGDFRASLGVASNILSDRLRMLVDAGVFDVVPASDGTAYQEYALTKKGEGLFPVIVMLRQWGEANLFARGEPHSVLVDRDTGRAIRKLALRHDDGRPVKAADTVVRKVGDEAGATRR